GCGAACGCGCTCGACGATCTCCCGAACGTCTCCCCTGACCGCCTCGATACCGGCATCCCGATCGAAAAAGGCAGCGCGGTCGTCCGGTCCGAGATCGGCGAGGTCCCGCACGTCTACTGTCATACCGGTGCGTTCGTGCGGTGGTCGAAAAACGGTTTCCTTCCGCCGGTAGACTACTCGACTATCCGTCGGAGTTTTCGACGGTCCAGATACCGACGGCGTCCAGCGTCGCCCTGATGAACAGATAGACGACGATGAGGAATCCGACGACCGCAAGCGGGGCCTGCAGGAGTTCTGCCATATCTCGTCCCAGCACGAGCTGGCCGAACCCGCGGACGAAAAAACTCAGCACGACGAGACCGATCCCGACGAACGCGAGTTTGACGAACCCCTCTCGGTCCATGCGTAACCGTTCGACCGCGGTCGCTAAATCGTATCGGTTACGACCCGTTCTCGCCCCTCGAATCGCTCGGATTACGAAGACGGTTGCCGGTTTTAATCAGCTACTACTTCTTTGTCCGTCTCGCCACCAGGAGGATACATCTACCGCGTCAGTACGTTTGCGTCTCCACGCACGCGAACGGAAGCCATCTCACCGGCTCCGTGTTTCAACTCTGGAACCGTCGACAGGTGCTACATAACTATTCACCGCCCGCCGCACCTCCGTCTTATGTGGCCCTGGGAGCACGCAATCGTGGGGTATCTCGTCTACTCGCTGTTTTGCCATACGGTGTACCGGGACTCACCGAGCGGACTTGAGGCGTTCGCGGTCGTCTTTGCGTCCGTCCTTCCGGATATCATCGATAAGCCGCTGGCGTGGGAGTACGGGTTCTTCGACACAGGGTACGCTCTCGGCCACTCGATATTCTTCGCGGTTCCGTTGACGATCGCCGTTGGTCTCATCGCGCGTTCGACGAGTCGACCTCGCGCGGGTATCGCCTTCGGGCTTGGATACCTGTTGCACCTTCCCGGCGATGTCGCCGACGGTTATCTCCGAGGTGGCGTCTACCAGCCCGAACTCATGCTCTGGCCAGTCGAAACCGCCGGTGATATCCCCTCTCACGGAGGGTTCACCGATCAGTTCCTGCAGTATTTCGTCCGCTACTGGGACGAACTGGTCGCGGGCAACCTCTCGACGTATCTCCAACTCCAGGTTGGACTGGCCGCCTTCGTAGCCCTGCTTTGGCTCTACGACGGCGCTCCCGTCCTCCGGGAGCTCCTGCTCGGCTGCAGACGGGTTATCCTCGAACTCATCGGAACGGACGGATCGCGGAATCGATCCTCGAAACGGCGGTAACAACCGATTCGCAGCCGCTTGCTCGAGGTAATACATTGTTAGCCGACCGTTCTTTCCCCGCCCTGGTTC
The genomic region above belongs to Natronorubrum halophilum and contains:
- a CDS encoding metal-dependent hydrolase; amino-acid sequence: MWPWEHAIVGYLVYSLFCHTVYRDSPSGLEAFAVVFASVLPDIIDKPLAWEYGFFDTGYALGHSIFFAVPLTIAVGLIARSTSRPRAGIAFGLGYLLHLPGDVADGYLRGGVYQPELMLWPVETAGDIPSHGGFTDQFLQYFVRYWDELVAGNLSTYLQLQVGLAAFVALLWLYDGAPVLRELLLGCRRVILELIGTDGSRNRSSKRR